AGAGCTAAGCTGGCAGGCAGTGTTTACAGGTTGTGGctgtatttattgtgtttattatcATCATCGTGTCCTTGGGGAGAATTGCTCTTTCAGTCATTTTGGTGTTCACAGCAATGAAATTCATATCGTTtatattttaactgttttatctATTTGAAACAGATTGCTATGCATTTACTGCTAGAATGAGAATAAAATCTTTAATTCTGTTGAAATTAAAAcctttatattaatattttgtagtatttcacattttgtagCATTTAATCtatattttcaaattattgAGCAAATCCCATAGTGTTGTTTTTCTACATGGATGTACATGATTTGAGGATGAAACCCTTTAAAGCGTAGACATGTTATAGTCTTGAATATGTTTGCCGTGTCTGTTGTTTTAGACCTTTCATCTGTTAGTTTGGtggatgtgtatgtttttggAGAACTGGATTTTAACCTTGACCTGCTGTTCATTCTAGTCACCTGTTTGCTCGGGGTGTGTAACGGACGTAAATGCAGCACCTTCACAACCTTTAACACTTCCTGCCCCACGTTATTTTTGATAGCATTCTAATTTTTCATACATATATATCAGACTTGATGCATCTGTCCTTTTTTTGTAGCGTGACCTTTTTTTGAGGAAATTTCCTATCTGGAAAAGAGACTGGACTGTTTTTTGAAATAACTAAAAACTATTGATGTAAGAGGAGTTATGTACTGTAGCTACAACTTGTGGATTCAGAGCACCCCTTTAAAACTcaataaatttgatttgataGACTGTTTTGAACAAGTCTCTGctttattttccttctcttgttttctctgcttgCCGTCAAAATCTACCTGGAAAGACTTTATTTAAGTCTTACCTTTTAATTTAGGCAACAGAAGGTAAAGATGTGTACAGCAGAGCGCAAGGGGACATCATTAGCCTGAAAGACTGAATtgccatttcatttcacttcattcattcagtctgaCATTGTGTTGATGTAATCCGATTTCTGCTTGGCCTTTCCCTTAATCTAGATTTCAAATCCTGacagtgtatttacagtatattcacCTTCCCTTCCAGTGTTGTAAACAGTCACATGGACTAGGTGGACCTAGTGAGACACCATGCATTGTATGTGGTGTTATAAAAATGTCTACAATATTTTCAGAAAGACTGAGAAGAGACAGGATCAATTTCCAACATGAAGGAATTTGAGGAGACTTTGTGTTAAGAAACCCTTAGGGAAAGACGCCTGAGACCGCTGTCATCGTTTCTCTctgcattaaataaaaattatcgacattttcttctcacatgcttttcatttcctttcttcttatttgttgtgttcatttgttCAGTGCCTGTGTCTGGTTATGGTGCCTTCAGGTCTTCGTTCAGTTGTAATGTGAAGCCATGGCCACTCAGAGGCGCTGCTGGCTCAAACTGAACCGTTTGATATGTTTATCTTCCACTCTTTCCAAAAACACTCAATGGTTGGAAGAGGCAAATGAATTATAAATGAATTTTGCTGAAATATTAACTTAACTTTAACCCACAACACACAATGTAGTTGTAAGcaggtttattattatttatgaattatttattaatgtattttcaaCAGCACTAACTCCTCATGTGGGTGCCCATAATTTACATCTGCTTAAAACTATATTACAGTGTGTTGTAAactatttattaaatgtttatttagtGCTTATGAATGTGAAATGATACATGACTCAGTGTCATAACAGTTACAGAAAAAACTCTGCAAATAAAAATTACTTAAGACGAATAGCACTACAAGTACACAAAATGTAGGACTGGGTTtggtgaaaatgagaaaacaatgcTTGTGTTAGATACACTGGTTGTGTGTACATCCTCAAAAAAGTCTTCAAAATCATAAAATCCAAAATTGCAGTGtttaaaatcacaaatgttACGATAATCTAGAAAAGCACTGTCTTTTTATGGACAGGGATACATTTAAATATTGCCTTTTCATGGTGCACCTTTGTTtcttactttgttttttgttgctttgtaaTTGGTCTGGTCTTATTCAAGTTCCTCTCAGAATCCAATTTACCCCCAGGAAACTACAGTCACCCTCTCTGGGGTGGCAAACTTCATTTATCAGCAACAATGAGacaaaaatatttgaataatCCTGGCCCCTCCTCCCCATTTGATCTTTTCACGCCCCTTTTATGTCCCAAAATACAGAGGCGAACCTGTTGCTCCCAAGCATGTGTGACACAGATAGCTTAGGCGACACACTGAGCAGGGGCAGCAGGGATCAACGCGTAGGAAACACATAGTAGATGCACTACCAAAGAGGACGTCTGCCACCTCAACTGGATCCTTTGGAAAGGTTAGTTTGATCATTCCACAGCTCCTGCACGCACTGAGAACCTGATCTGCCCCTGCAATACGTAATCTCTTTTCCCAAGATGACATTGTGCATGAGTTTTCCATGGCTTATAAATAACAACTGCTCTCGCTTTGAccagatgagaggagagagaaagagaatacGCACGTTGAGAGAAGTCCTCCATGGAGCTTGATAGGACTCCAAcgtgctgctgcagaggaatcTTGCAACCCTGGTCAtccttaaaaaaacatttgcatcttTAACATTGCTGGAAAACTGGCATGGAACACCACAGATATCTCTGGCGCAATTTTAGCAGGAAGGAGTGAGCAGAGTGTACAAACGTATTTGGTCAGAAactaaaatatattattttaagGACGTGAACCAGAGAACAAACTAAAGAGGTGAAAGACAAGGCAAGTAGAAAGGTTTGGTTTCTGAGCTCCACACCAACCACCCCATTAATCATTTGACTTGAAACCTAGGGGTGGTGAGGGTCGCTATAAAAGCCATGGATACAGCTACAGAGGGTGCTCAGGAGGTAATGGTAAGTGAGGCTCTTGTTCAGTTCAAGGCCACCTTGCAAGCTGCCGTAAGGGAGGTACACGTGGATGTAAGCGCCTTCAAGCAGCGCATAGAGCAAAGGATTGAGGAGCTATGCATTTCCAACGGACCCTTGACCGAGACGGTGACcaggctgcaggaggagaacCTGCAGCTCAGGGCAAAGCTGGAGGCCCTCAGCCGTCTGGTGGAGGGTCTTGCCGGGGTAAAGGCTGAGAAGAGTCCTGCTGAAGTGAAGGGGAAGAACGAGGAGGAAAATATTGAGAATGGACAGGTACAGATACAGTCCAAGACCCAGGAAGACAAGAGGGGTTTGCTCAACTCTGGAAGATCGGAGGACAGCCTGTCAAGTCAGTCCATGTCCACATCCTCTGAACCATCTGGGTCAAGTGGAGGATCAaaccatgctgctgctgctgctgctcccagGAACACCCCAGCCCCTCCTCCGTGGAGAGCAAAGAGACATGCTGAAATTAACGTGAGTaccatttgtgtttttctattgaCAATACTGTCAGAGGTAGACCGGCATGATCAACATTATTGGACTTCTGTAATATCAGTACTAAAATTCATGTATGGATGGGTGAAGAGGATGTACAGGGTGTTGTGAAGGTGGTCATTGAAAAATCATCAGCTTATATGCACCTGGTCTCAGCTCACCTGTAAGTCCCACCTACTGAGTTGTGACTGGTGTTGGGTGATGCTCTACTTGAGAGGATATAAAAATGTTGGTAATGGTAAAATAATCATGGATTACTGATGTATGTTAACTGTAAGGgctatgttaaaaaaaaagtcttacctTTACCTGTCAAAAAGGTAAAGGTAAGATAAAGACATATTCATTTAGATTTTGAGTAGCACACTTTCACATTTAAGTCTTTGGCTCATAACAGACATACCTAAGCTTATACATCTTCCTTTCCTAGGTACGTTGCTTTTAGCCTTGCAAACTCACACTTGTGCACTCACTTTGTGTCCCAGTCAAATGTTCAGTGTATGAATGCTTCGTATGATCCTTCCAAATGTCACAATAGATCACTGCCTCATCCATCCAGAAACCACCCTGTTCACTGGAACACAGTGGTACATTCTTCAACCTAAATGGCACATCTATGTATGCTGACGTTCCTGGTAGAGCAAGGAAAGCTGCTATTTTctgtgcatgtaaaaaaaaaaaaaagaccttcaAAAGATCAGACATGCTTATGAACTAAGCCTACCTGATCTATAAAAACCTCTGTGTAAGATGGTTGATAAGAATCAGGATTTGAATTTGTGGAGAGGGCCCCAACTAGAATCCGAGGGCTCTgtatctgtatgtttgtgtgatatATATTTAACCTCTGACGTCACACCTTTATCTGGGCAGCAGCAGTAAAAGCACAGGCTCTTGCAGGCTCTGCATCACCTGCCATtagtatttttaaattattatcaCAGAATACTTCTCAATTAGAGACAACAAAAATAACTGTTAACCTTGAAAATTATACCATTACCGTCAGATATCCTTcttttaatgaattttaaaagtacTCTaccaccacaaaaacacacatttacacacttgttACCCTTCCCTACCCCCCATTGCAACCCTCTTCTGCTCATGACCCGATTTTATAACAGCAGGTCCTCCAAAGGGCACATGTATTTTTGGGTCTGTGATTTGggactgagctgcagctctttgGAGCCGCTGCATGTTCTATACCAACTACCAATACCAACAGCTCTCTTCCTTACCTTAGAAACACACTGTTTGCACACATGGATGGAGACGGGGACAGACGCAAGTAATGCAAGTCTAAACTATCAACTCATGATCAGTATCCACTCAGTAAATTAAGTCCTTAAACTCTGGAACTGAGCCCAAGAGTCACAGCCAGGGATGTAGTAGACTGCCTGAGACAACGACGCCAGTATACCCCATAACATTCTTCTCACAGTGCCGACAGTACACAAATTGTTTTGCCTTTTCATGATGTAACTCACATGCAAACTCTGAAGACAGGTATATAAATAAGTCCCTGTCCCCTAATCACTCAGGAATCTTGCTTCCCAGCCAATCAACTCTCAGATCTCCTGATGGAAAGTTGAATTACGTCTACGTCCCTGTCAATAatacccacacccacaccctgAGAGGGACAACCAGCTGTCACGCTGAAACACACACCCTTCCAACATTCCTCTCTGCTGAGATCACCTGGTCTTTTCCCACCTGTCAGCCCCCCACTCTGACGTACAACAGTTCAGCCCCCCTGTACTAAGATAACCCCCCGATTCCCAGTATTAACTGATTCATcagtaaatacaaaatgtaGTATAACTAATGTCCACCTGATGCTAGCTCTAGAAAGTCTAAGTCAACAGCTGAAGTCTTTTTCCATTTAGCCATTTAAAGCTGATATGactaatgtgttagcaaacagttacCTATTTATGCATTTGGCAGACATAAAGCAGAATTAGCATCTATTTagatatgtgtttttgtgtccacCTGAAGAATCAAAGTCCAAAACACTCTCTccttttagttctttttttttttgtctccgcCAAATGCTGAGGAAAATATCGAGCGTTAAGtcggttcttcttcttcttcttcttcttcttcttctgctttttgctgaaaacagctggaaatTAGCTTGATGAAAGCAGAGAGACTGgacttaaaacaacaaacaaggaGCTGAAAGATGGTAAAAGATGCTGAAATGCTCTGTAGAGTTGAGGGAAGCTGCAGAGTTGTGTGGGTCAGCAACCCTTTTCTCCACACACAAGGCCATTTGACCCTTtattagtgaaaaaaaattgattagTGCAGTTTTAAAAAGAGGCACAGAGTGTGTTtgcttgattgacaggtgtATTATGTGTCTCAGAGGTGGGTTATTTAAGTATCGGGTTGGGCTATGTATGAACATCCATTCGGTGGCCATGAAGTGAATGTAATTGGATTTTCGAATCTGAAAAATAACAGCtggtaaaatgtttgaaatttgcaaaaagtaaaaaattaaaatgtaaggTTTTAATTCATTGTCTTTAACAGTCAGGATCATTTCTCCTTggtgatttaaaaaacacaaacacttacgTACATGCCTGTATTAGTGTGTTTGTAGTATCTAACCAaagtatgtttgcatgtttctAAGGAGCCAAAGTGACACGGAGGTAAACCCAGCCAGAGGTTGAAGGGATTAACAGGGTCAGACTGTGATATCCCACAGCAGCTCCTGTGGAGCCCACAGATCACTGTGGTGCTAATCTCCCTCCTGATGACGAGTTGACGGACTGGCTGGCGGAATGGCTTTATTGTGAGGCTGCCAGACCACTGCATGTCTCTGGAAAGCAAAAGCCAGAGGGGGGTGGGAGAGGGGGCAAATGCAGGCCAAAGCTTCAGGCTTCAGGCTGATATACTTAGGCACTATTTGAACTGCTCAGGCTAACTCACCGATTTCCAAAGCATCCATTTGGGGCTATATTGGGATGTAAGAAGAGTGGAGCGGAAACTCTTGCAAAGGGGCTGATTGCAAAATCTAAAATAGCCTCTCAGTGGGAACATGGGTTTGTTGGCCACAGCTGTCATTAAAGGAGAAGCTTTCAGCTGTTAACAGCTGAGGATCACCATGCAGAGatgttagcacacacacacacacggacagacagaTTTACCCTGgatgataaaaatgtaaaattattttaGTTCCACAGCGTGCAGTCGTCTTTGTTTGTTGTGAGCAGATAAATGTTGGAGTGATGTTGCTAAGGCAAATGTACAAATAGGCACAGCCAGTCAGCTGCATGTGTTGCATAACTCATTTACCTTCCTATGGTAATGGACAGTAAAGTAAATGTGATTCCGTGTCCAGTtcttcattcagtgtttttagcatttttattattctttttaaaactaaaactgttttGTGTAGATTATTTGCCCCCTGTCATACCCCCTCCCCCAATGGCTTCTTATTGAAAAAGCACTTAAATCATCATCCAAGCACTTAAATTAATAATCATCTGTAACTGCAAAATCCACCTCAGCAACAGTTGTTTTCCCATAATACTCCCCTCCCTAGAGCGAAAGTGAGAGCCAGCAAGCACGGTGCCTATCAAAACTACTACAGAGCCAAAGACATCTTGGACGAGGAAACTACTTCCCCTGCATCAGCGATATTGCTCTTGTtgactgtaatttattttactcTGATGTTAAGTGGCCAGACACAAGATAACAACATAAGTATGGATGAGTGAGgtgaggctgtgtgtgcatgatgtCTTATCACATCAGTCGTCCATTGACTTTGTCTATTCTTACAGTGCTATGAGTGACCTTACCAGTTTGTGGATGGCCTCGGTTTATTCATGAAAAGACACTGTTTACCTAAATAGTAGAATTGCTCATTTTAAACTTCTTGTCTTTACGAAACAGGGCACTGAtgtaaaaggagaaaaaaatgtcgCCACAGCTGCACAAGAGAATGGCAAGCAAGGTAACAGATCACCTGAAAAGTTTCACACAGGTGACCTGACAAGCTGATCTCACctttggttgtgttttcacagaagGTTCGGCAGTGGTCTCTGACGCAGCCCAAACTGCTGAAGCTGTTCCCCAGTCCCATCAGCCACTCACCGCCGTCACCAAACCAAGCCCAGAGCTTTCTGCCATAGCTAATCCTCTTCAGTCTAAAGTGGAAACCACCAAAATGCCTGGTCAGTTGATTCTCTTCACATATAGTTTGTGCGATgatttatttcatcattatataTGTAGTGTTAAAATGAACGCCGTTGTCAGTGATAATTTGATCATCGAGTATGTGAGGAACTGAATCCAACCTTTCTCTTTCAGACCAGGAAGAATCAGGTCTTCTGACCAAACCCCATCTGCCCCTCACTGCTATGACGAAAGCCGGCTCCGAGGCTCCATCTGCTCCTCAGTCTGCCGCCTCAGTGGccaaagcaacaaaagaaactccagtaaaatcagtggagtctCCTGCGAAATGTGGTGAgtggaaaatgtatttctgctgtGTAATCAGTGTATCTCTCCATTTATTTGATACCACTGAAGCACAGAATCTGCTTTGTCGGTGCAATCAAATTAATTTCTCAAAAATTCAATTGCTCCTTCATCCAGCTGTTTCTGTTATGTGTCCTCCCAGGCGGGAACTCTCCGTGAAGATTAAGACAATATTCTCAGTGTCTGAGTGCCTTTAATCCTCTGTTCCATTTTGATTTCGTTCTTTATTCAGATTCTCCCTTTTTCAGATGCTGAGGAACCCCAGCCCCATCTTCCCATCACCGCCATGACAACCAAACCCAGTCCTGAGGGTCTGCTTCCCACCAAATCTGTTCAGTCTCCAGCATTACTGCCTAAAGCAGCCGGCCATTCTACAGCAGAGGCTCCAACAGAGGAAACAGGCGAATATCCATTTATAAGAGGTCAGTTGGTGGGTCCTTCACTTTATCTTATTGTGTACAGACACTACAGACTGTTGGGGAGCATTCGTTGGATTTGATCCCCGGAATGactctgaaaacatgtttgttttgtacaCATACATTTGGGCCTTGTGACCATCTGTACATCCAGAAGACAACCAGAAGACCCTGTATTCTATCTCCACTTGTGCAGGTGCATCTGGAGCAAAGGAGTTGAAGTCCCAGTTATCCCAGGAGCAGTCAGGGTCTGGATCTCAGGCTTTGCCCCATCTTCCCCTCACAGCTGTAACCAAAAGCAGCTCTGAGACTTCCGCTCCATCTAAACCTGATCAGAATCCTTCAATACCAGAATCCCCGACAGTAAAGCGAGGCGAATGTCCATTTAGACGTGGTGAGTACACAgcgatttttttttgttttgagatattattattttgcttgtttttctggTTAGTTGTCTAAAAATATGGGAAAAGATCATCAAAGCAAGTGTAAATAGTGAATTAATTTATGCTCAGTAACTTTTTTCCACTGAGTGAAAGTGTTTGTAAATGGAGTTTCATGtgcttcatttctcttttcattagACATCAGTGAACCCAAGCCACACTTGCCTCTCTCTGCTATGACCAAACCCAACACAGAGTCTTCATCATCAGCTGTACCAGCTCAGTCTCCAAGTATTTCAGCATCACAGGAACCTATTGTAAAACCTGGGGAATATCCCTTTAAGCGAGGTGAGTTCAACCAGTGAtgcaggttgttgttttttttttttaaataattttctctttttcattttctgttttcctctaatTTCCTCTTTCATGCtcgttttttttgtctcacttcATCAATTCAGTACCAATTCTCAAGACACCCAGTCCCAGTCTGAAGAGAAGTGTGAGCTTTCCTCAGTCTGCAGGTAAAATATCATAAACTCTCATTAGGCCTGTTCAGAAAGGCATTCAGCTTTCAGAATCTACAAGTAGATGCTTTAGCTTTTGCAATTTGTGAATGCggatgtttattttattttaatttgttcttttctAACTGCAGAAAAATTACTTCCCTCCAAATCAATCATAAAATCTGGTTTCTCACCTAATTTGGAAAAGTAAGTCATGACCATGgctcatgtttttaaaacattaaattaacatACTTCTCTCTGTGGTTCGACTGATCCTGTGTTCTGTCAGTTTACACTTCTGTTTCTCCACAGGAAAGCGAACAAGCCAGGAGGGGTTGAGTTTAAGCAGGATGTAATGAGATCACAAACACTTCCACGCTCCAATGGGGCTCAGGCCAAACGGGCTCTCTTTGAAAGGATGAACTCAGAACCTACCAAGTAAGCGtaatatgaaatatttttcaCTTCATCTTAATCCATATCTTCAGTCCGAGACATGGATGACATTTTGTGGCACAGTGAGTTGTATTTTTCTCGAACAGGCCAAAGGACTCCAAGCCTAAACTGAAGCGCTCTCAGAGTTTTGGAGTGTCCAGTGCCAGTGGTATCAAACAGATTCTTCTGGAGTGGTGTCGCTCAAAAACCATTGGCTATCAGGTATGAcaataaactaaaaactaaaattcCTTGAATCAGTTATattaaaatgtactgtattatatattatatttgttATGTTAAACATATAATTATAAAGCCCAAGTCTGTATTGGGTCTGTACTGGCTGCACAGGAAATCATTAGAGGTGTAGAAGAGAGTTTTGTGATAGTTTAAAAATTGTtccaaatgaataaattaatgaaaagaaaatacatgaaTGTGGTGACCCTGTCGTTAAACGTGTTAATGTGATGCCCTTATCATCTTTTTCACAGAACATAGACATTCAAAACTTCTCATCCAGTTGGAGTGATGGGATGGCTTTCTGTGCTCTGGTtcactctttcttccctctggaGTTTGATTACAACACGCTGGATCCTTCAAACCGCAAACACAACTTAGAGCTGGCTTTCACCGCTGCAGAGTAAGCAGGCTAGAATAGACTGAGTGAGGCAGTgggtgagcatgtgtgtgtgtacttagaTTACACTGAAGTAATTAATATTCCCAAGAGGTACCGCAGTTTAATTGAAAATCCAAACCCAGATCCAATGGGTCCAAAACTTGAGCTGTTGGATAGTACAGCAACTTCAAAACCAACATTAAAACAGTTCTGAAATCTGTAAACAATCAGGCATGAACATGATTGTTTCAAATCAATGACAATGACTACACTAGCACGCCTGCTTAGCGTGTTAGCATACATACTGAACCCATCAGTTGAGGCTGATGGAAATTTAGTAAACCAAAAGTATCAGACAATACGTTACCATCATTGCTGTGCAGGTAGCATGAAGGTTATTGGCTGGAGTGTCAGTATCTTCAGAGACAAAGCAGACATTCAGACCACTGTTCAAACGTCAGATCTATTAAGCTGCATGTGTCCGGATGTGCTTTGGACATGAATAATTCTAACTTTATGTCagcatttctttatttatttaattggaAATAGATCCCTTTcaatactttatattttattcatctttATTGACATAATCTGCTCTTATGTTTCAGGGAGCAGGCCGACTGTCTCCGTCTGATTGAGGTGGACGACATGTTGGAGATGGGGGACAAGCCAGAccccatgtgtgtgtttacatacgTCCAGTCCCTCTATAACCACCTAAAGAAGTTTGAATAACTCTGTATCAGAGTAGATGAAAAAGTCTAGATGTTTTTAACCACAGTGTGTTGTGAACACTTTGAATGGGCTGAATTAATGTGGAGCCCAAAACCGGCCTCTGACAATCAAACCAATAGGACACTGCTATTGTTTAAATCACTTACACAATGACATTGGTGTTTGACAAATATCTGATCagttttatactgtatgtgtgtgctcaccAGCTTCCCCAATTTCCTTTAGCATTTATAGTAGACTACTGATTCTTAAATGCAGTGTCTTATGAGATGTATTGTGATGCGTGTGGCTCTAATGTTGTTGTATTTACAAAAGGGTTTTTGAGTAATTCTCAAACCCATTATAAAAAGGAAGCAAATTTAAGAAATGTAACAAATCAAAGAGTTATGAACCAGTGTAGAGATGCTCCGGTAACAATAAACTGAGGTCTTGCTAGATGAATCTTGTAATGTGGCAAAATAAAGCGCTTttctaatatttctttttttcatatattattGTGGCAGGCTGCACAGCAGAGGCAAAAATGTGCAGGATGTGTAGTGGAAgtgtaaactgtaaataattTAACTGTGACATATAAACTCCAGGAGCCAAATtcaggtcagtcagtcagtcagatatGAAATTTATTAGGGCTGGCTGCCGCCTGTGATGGCATTTGGCATGACACTAACAGGGATTGAAGGTATTTTTATATGACAAATGTTTACACTATTACACAATTAAGTGTAAGGGCAAGAAACCGTAGATCTTAGTTGTCATCACATCACTGAAGTGCCATACGTAGGTCACATGATGACAACTGAGCCATCTCTGTCTGCCGTAGATGACCATGAGATGTGCTTGAatgttctggaaaaaaaaaaaaaaactactaagAGCACCTTCAGCtaacatttttctgttgaagaaatgctgttttcagttCATCAAATATGAAGAGTTCTTGCTTTTTTCTGGtaaatattacattaaaattaatattatttGGGGCTTTTTGACTGATTAGTTACACACAACGAAAATCTTATTGATGTTGGGTTTTGGTCACAATGGCAAATAAAgctttttgaaaaatgtccaaaaaaaatttccttACAGACTGTGGCAGAGAGAGTCATTACATTAAGCTTCATGGTGTGTAACGAGCGTACATTGCCATCTACTGGTAGAATCTATTCAGTGCAAAACACcataaatgaaaaatgcaattgttgattattactttatttttgCAAACCtatattttaactatttcaaGAACTTCACCATCCCAAATGTTCTTAAATTGTGCAATAAATCAGCCCAAGAGAGAACTGGAAGTACTgacagaaaccttttttttttctttcttttcttttcttttcttttctttcaagtGTGAATTACTACACAGTGGTATTGTAAGCATTCACCAAGTGCAAACATTGCATTACAATGTAATGATTACATTAAACTGTGGGGTTGACTATCTCAAAGTTAATTTTGAAATCACAACTAATTGTATTTTTGGTTTGCGtttgactttgttttattttattacaaaacaataattaaaaaaacataaaaatattccATGTTAtatccagggttagggttagggttaatgCATGTTTGTGAACAGTTAAAACGCTGATTTGGAGCAACCAAAAATCTGCATAAAAGTTTAATTGTGGTGCGTTTACGGCTTCCAACAAGTTAGAACATATTGCGAGCACTTGGCTGCATCAAGCCGCCACATTATTCTGAGTCAGTCTTTCCTTTGGATTTAAGTATTCACACTCAGTAAACCAAGGG
This genomic stretch from Toxotes jaculatrix isolate fToxJac2 chromosome 12, fToxJac2.pri, whole genome shotgun sequence harbors:
- the LOC121191218 gene encoding smoothelin-like protein 1 isoform X2; protein product: MDTATEGAQEVMVSEALVQFKATLQAAVREVHVDVSAFKQRIEQRIEELCISNGPLTETVTRLQEENLQLRAKLEALSRLVEGLAGVKAEKSPAEVKGKNEEENIENGQVQIQSKTQEDKRGLLNSGRSEDSLSSQSMSTSSEPSGSSGGSNHAAAAAAPRNTPAPPPWRAKRHAEINGTDVKGEKNVATAAQENGKQGSAVVSDAAQTAEAVPQSHQPLTAVTKPSPELSAIANPLQSKVETTKMPDQEESGLLTKPHLPLTAMTKAGSEAPSAPQSAASVAKATKETPVKSVESPAKCDAEEPQPHLPITAMTTKPSPEGLLPTKSVQSPALLPKAAGHSTAEAPTEETGEYPFIRGASGAKELKSQLSQEQSGSGSQALPHLPLTAVTKSSSETSAPSKPDQNPSIPESPTVKRGECPFRRDISEPKPHLPLSAMTKPNTESSSSAVPAQSPSISASQEPIVKPGEYPFKRVPILKTPSPSLKRSVSFPQSAEKLLPSKSIIKSGFSPNLEKKANKPGGVEFKQDVMRSQTLPRSNGAQAKRALFERMNSEPTKPKDSKPKLKRSQSFGVSSASGIKQILLEWCRSKTIGYQNIDIQNFSSSWSDGMAFCALVHSFFPLEFDYNTLDPSNRKHNLELAFTAAEEQADCLRLIEVDDMLEMGDKPDPMCVFTYVQSLYNHLKKFE
- the LOC121191218 gene encoding smoothelin-like protein 1 isoform X1; the protein is MDTATEGAQEVMVSEALVQFKATLQAAVREVHVDVSAFKQRIEQRIEELCISNGPLTETVTRLQEENLQLRAKLEALSRLVEGLAGVKAEKSPAEVKGKNEEENIENGQVQIQSKTQEDKRGLLNSGRSEDSLSSQSMSTSSEPSGSSGGSNHAAAAAAPRNTPAPPPWRAKRHAEINGTDVKGEKNVATAAQENGKQEGSAVVSDAAQTAEAVPQSHQPLTAVTKPSPELSAIANPLQSKVETTKMPDQEESGLLTKPHLPLTAMTKAGSEAPSAPQSAASVAKATKETPVKSVESPAKCDAEEPQPHLPITAMTTKPSPEGLLPTKSVQSPALLPKAAGHSTAEAPTEETGEYPFIRGASGAKELKSQLSQEQSGSGSQALPHLPLTAVTKSSSETSAPSKPDQNPSIPESPTVKRGECPFRRDISEPKPHLPLSAMTKPNTESSSSAVPAQSPSISASQEPIVKPGEYPFKRVPILKTPSPSLKRSVSFPQSAEKLLPSKSIIKSGFSPNLEKKANKPGGVEFKQDVMRSQTLPRSNGAQAKRALFERMNSEPTKPKDSKPKLKRSQSFGVSSASGIKQILLEWCRSKTIGYQNIDIQNFSSSWSDGMAFCALVHSFFPLEFDYNTLDPSNRKHNLELAFTAAEEQADCLRLIEVDDMLEMGDKPDPMCVFTYVQSLYNHLKKFE